GCAGATGGACGACTTCGCCCTCTACAACGACCTGCCCGACTGCGAGACGCCGGGCGACGTCTGACCCCGCAGCCGGGCCAGCCCGGCGGCGACCAGCCGGGCGACGCTCGGGTCGGCGCCGGGCGGCAGGCCGGCCACCGGGAACCAGGCGGCTCCCTCGGTCTCCCGCTCGCTCGGGCGGGGCTCGGCGCCCTCGGGCACGATCACCAGCCAGCGGACGTCGAGGTGGAGGTGCGTGCCCCGCCCGTCGTCGTCGGGCACCTCGTGGACGTCGAGGTCGACCGGGCCGGGGCCGACGACGGCGCCGGCCAGCCCGGTCTCCTCGGCGACCTCCGCCAGGGCGACGGCGGCGAGGTCGCCGTCGCCGTCGGCGTGGCCGCCGGGCTGGAGCCAGCGCCCGAGCTTGCGGTGGGCGACGAGGACGACGGCGGTGCCGGCCGGGTCGAGGACGGCCGCCGAGGCGGTGAGGTGCCCAGGCCGGCAGGCGCGGTCGAGGGCGTCGGGGTGGGTGTCGAGGAAGGCGAGGATGCGGTCGCGGGCCGGGCCGGGCGGGCCGGCGGCGACGGCCCGCCGGGCGGCGGCCAGGGCGGCGGGCGCCGTCATCCCGGATGGGCGGGGACGGGCGGGCGCCACGGAGACCCCGGGGCTGTCACGGGCCGGCACCACGGGGACCCCACGGCGGGCACGGGCGGGCGCCACGAGCACCGGGCCGCGGTCCCGGGCCGGCACCACGCGCGCCGGGCGGCGGGGTCGCTGATCCGGGAGCGGCCGGGACGGGCTGGCCGCACCGGCACCCGGCGGGGCGCGGCGGGCCCGCGCAGGGCGGCCGCCGCCACCGTCATCCCGGGCGGGACAGGTTGGGGTCGCCGGGGACGTACCAGCGCCACGGGTGCTCGGCGCCGGCCGTGAGGCCGATGCGGGTGCTGGTGCGCGACGCCGGCGGCGGGGTGCCGTCGTCGGCCAGCACGACGCCCCGGTCGCCGGTCACCGCGTCGGCGCCGTCGAACGTCCCGTCGATGCCGAACGCCTGGCACAGGCGGGCCGGCCCGGCCAGCAGGTCGCGGTCCCGCCTGGCCCTGGGCCGGGCCGCCCGCATGAGGTCGAGGCCGGCGAGCGGGGCCGCCGCCCGCAGCAGCACGGCGACGCCCTCGTCCTCGTCGCCGCACACCGCGTTCGCGCACCAGTGCATCCCGTACGTGAAGTAGACGTAGAGGTGCCCGGGCGGGCCGAACATGGTGGCGTTGCGCTTCGTCCTGCCCCGGTAGGCGTGGCTGCCGGGGTCGATCGGGCCCACGTAGGCCTCGACCTCGACCAGGCGGGCCACCCGCTCGCCCCGCACCAGCAGCTTCCCGAGCAGCTCGGGGGCGACCTCGCGGGGGTCGCGGCGGTAGAAGTCCCTGGCCACCGGCGACCAGGCGGCGGCCGGCGCCGCCGCGCCGTCAGTCATCGGCGGTGCGGTCCTCGTCGGCCTCGACCGAGCGGCGGTAGCGGTCCATCTGCACCCGCACCGGGCCGGGGCCGCCCCCGCCCGGGGTCGTCCTGCGGGTGGCGGCCACGCCCGGCTCGAGCAGCTCGAGGGCATCGGTGCCGAGGTCGGGGTGGGCCTCGACCAGCTCGGCCAGCGGCACGTGGCGCTCCACCGACGCCCTGACCAGGCTGGCCACCAGCTCGTGGGCCGTCCGGAACGGCGTCCCCCGCTCGACCAGGTACTCGGCCAGGTCGGTGGCCGCGGCGTCGGAGGTGTCGGCGGCCTGGCGCATCCGGTCGACGTCGAACACGGCCGTCGCCAGCAGGCCCCGCATGGCCGGGAGGGCGAGGCCGAGCTGGTCGAGCGCGTCGAACAGCGGCTCCTTGTCCTCCTGGAGGTCGCGGTTGTAGGCGAGGGGCAGGCCCTTCAGCATGGTGAGCAGGCCGGTGAGGTGGCCCACCAGCCGCCCGACCTTGCCCCTGGCCAGCTCGGCCACGTCCGGGTTCTTCTTCTGGGGCAGCATCGAGCTGCCGGTCGACCAGGCGTCGTCGAGGTGGACGAAGCGGAACTCGGCCGTCGACCACACGATCAGCTCCTCGCCGAGGCGGGAGAGGTGGACGCCGATCATGGCCAGGTCGAACAGCACCTCGGCGACGAAGTCGCGGTCGCTCACGGCGTCGAGGCTGTTCTCGAACGACGCCGCGAACCCGAGGTCGTCGGCCACGCCGTGCGGGTCGAGGGGCAGGGACGACCCGGCCAGGGCGCCGGCGCCGAGCGGCGACACGTCCAGGCGGCGGCGGGTGGCGAGCAGCCGGTCGACGTCGCGCCCGAACGCCCACCCGTGGGCCAGCAGGTGGTGGGCGAGCAGCACCGGCTGGGCCCGCTGGAGGTGGGTGTAGCCGGGCAGGTAGGCCTCGCCCGCCTCCTCGGCCCGGTCGAGCAGCACCCGGCGGAGGGCGACGACCTCGCGGGCCATGGCGAGGACCTCGCGCTTGGCGAACAGCCGGAGGTCGGTGGCGATCTGGTCGTTGCGGCTGCGGCCGGTGTGGAGCTTGCCGCCGGCCGGCCCGGCCAGCTCGGTCACCCGCCGCTCGACGGCGGTGTGGATGTCCTCGTCGCTCGGCTCGAACCGGAACGAGCCCTCGGCCAGCTCCTCGCCCACCCGGTCGAGGGCGGCGAGCAGGATGGCGGCCTCGTCGCCCGGGAGCACGCCCGCCCGCACCAGGCCCCGCACGTGGGCCCTCGACCCGACCAGGTCGTCGGCGGCGAGGCGCCGGTCGAAGTCGATGCTGCGGGTGAAGGCCAGCAGCTCGGGGGCGGGGCCGCCCGCGAACCGCCCCTTCCACAGGGTGGTCACCGCACGTCGGCCGTCGAGGCGAGGAGGAGGAAGGCGAGCAGGCCCCGGAAGGCGTGGCGGCGGTTGGCGGCCTGGGGCCAGACCCGGCTGGCCGGCCCGTCGATCACCTCGGCCGCCACCTCCTCGCCCCGGTGGGCGGGCAGGCAGTGGAGGAACACGGCGCCGGGGGCGGCCCTCGCCATGAGGGCGGCGTCGACGGTGTAGCCGGCGAAGTCCCGGCGGCGGCGCTCGGCCTCGGCCTCCTGGCCCATCGAGGCCCACACGTCGGTGTACAGCGCGTCGGCGCCGGCCGCCGCCTCGGCCGGGTCGCTGGTGGCGAGGACCGACGGGGCCCCGAGCGAGCGCACCCGCTCGACCTCGTCGTCGGGCACGCCGTAGCCCTCGGGGCAGGCCCACCGCACGCCCATGCCGGCCAGGGCGGCGGCCCGGCCGAGCGAGCGGGCCACGTTGTTGAAGTCGCCGACGTAGGCGACCGTCCGGCCGGTGAGCACGCCGAACTCGTCACGGAGCGTGAGCAGGTCGGCGAGCGCCTGGCACGGGTGGGCGTCGTCGGAGAGCAGGTTGATCACCGGCACCGGGGCGACGGCGGCCATCCGCTCGAGCTTGGCGTGCTCGAACACCCTGGCCCCGATGGCCGCGTGGTAGCAGCCGAGCGTGCGGGCCACGTCCTCGGCCGTCTCCCGCACGTCGATGCCGACCTCCTCGCCGCGGATGGCGACGGGGTGGCCGCCGAGGTCGACCACCGCGGCCTCGCACGAGTTGCGGGTCCTGGCCGACGGCTTCTCGAACAGCAGGGCCACGCACCGGGCCGCGAGCGGCCGGGCCTCGGGCGACCGGCCGGCCAGGTCGAGGACGGCGGCCAGCTCGTCGGCGGTCAGGTCGTCGGTCTCGAGCAGGTGCCGGGGCGCGCTCACGCCCCGATCCTGCCAGCCCGGCGACCCGCGGGCGGCGGACCGCCGCCCGCGTTCGCTACCGGGCGCCGACCTGCCGGCGGACGTCGGCCAGGATGGCCGCCAGCAGGCGGCTGACGTGCACCTGGCTCACGCCGAGGCGGGCCGCGATCTCGGCCTGGGTCATGTCGTGGAAGAAGCGCAACCGCAGGATGAGCTGGTCGCGCTCCCCCAGGCCGGCGAGGACCGGGGCGGCGGTGGTGACGTCCTCGACCGCGTCGTAGCGGGCGTCGTCGTCGCCGAGGCGGGCGGCGAGGGAGGTCTCACCGTCGTCGTCGGCCCCCGACGTGGCGTCGATCGAGGACGCCCGGTAGCCCCTGGCCGCCTCCAGCGCCTGGAGGACGTCCTCGTCGCTGGTGCCGAGCTCGACGGCCAGCTCCTCGACGGTCGGGGCCCGCCCCAGCGTGTGCTGGAGGCGCTCCCTGGCCGCGCTGGTGGCGAGGTGCAGCTCCTTGACGCGGCGGGGGACGCGGACGGCCCACGCCCGGTCGCGGAGGTGGCGCTTCAGCTCGCCGAGGATGGTGGGCACGGCGAACGTGGCGAACTCGACCCCGCGTTCGGGGTCGAAGCGGTCGATGGCGAGCACGAGGCCCAGGTAGGCGACCTGCTCGAGGTCCTCCAGCGACTCGCCGCCCCGCTGGAACCGGCGGGCGAGGAAGCGGGCGAGCCCGAGGTGTTCGTTGACGAGCTGGTTCCGGAGGCTGCGGGATCCGCTGCGTCGGTACTCCGCGAAGGACCCTTGCGGGCGCCCTTCGCCGGGCACCGCAGCACCGGTCGTGGCTGTGGTCACGGCTCCTCTCCTCGGGTCTTTCGAGCCCGGAAGGTGGGGTCGCCGAGATCCCCGATCGCGTACTCGTCGAGAACGGCGTCGAGCATTCGCCGGCGGGCCTCCCCATCATCCGTAGCGGCGGATGCCGTCCCTCTACCCTCGATCGTGAGCTCCGACGCATTGAGTGAGAAAGAAAGGCGCAGCCTGCCCACTCCGTGTGGTCCTCCCAGCACGGCCCGGCAGAGCTCGTCGAC
Above is a window of Acidimicrobiales bacterium DNA encoding:
- a CDS encoding NUDIX domain-containing protein translates to MTAPAALAAARRAVAAGPPGPARDRILAFLDTHPDALDRACRPGHLTASAAVLDPAGTAVVLVAHRKLGRWLQPGGHADGDGDLAAVALAEVAEETGLAGAVVGPGPVDLDVHEVPDDDGRGTHLHLDVRWLVIVPEGAEPRPSERETEGAAWFPVAGLPPGADPSVARLVAAGLARLRGQTSPGVSQSGRSL
- a CDS encoding DNA-3-methyladenine glycosylase; translated protein: MTDGAAAPAAAWSPVARDFYRRDPREVAPELLGKLLVRGERVARLVEVEAYVGPIDPGSHAYRGRTKRNATMFGPPGHLYVYFTYGMHWCANAVCGDEDEGVAVLLRAAAPLAGLDLMRAARPRARRDRDLLAGPARLCQAFGIDGTFDGADAVTGDRGVVLADDGTPPPASRTSTRIGLTAGAEHPWRWYVPGDPNLSRPG
- the argH gene encoding argininosuccinate lyase; amino-acid sequence: MTTLWKGRFAGGPAPELLAFTRSIDFDRRLAADDLVGSRAHVRGLVRAGVLPGDEAAILLAALDRVGEELAEGSFRFEPSDEDIHTAVERRVTELAGPAGGKLHTGRSRNDQIATDLRLFAKREVLAMAREVVALRRVLLDRAEEAGEAYLPGYTHLQRAQPVLLAHHLLAHGWAFGRDVDRLLATRRRLDVSPLGAGALAGSSLPLDPHGVADDLGFAASFENSLDAVSDRDFVAEVLFDLAMIGVHLSRLGEELIVWSTAEFRFVHLDDAWSTGSSMLPQKKNPDVAELARGKVGRLVGHLTGLLTMLKGLPLAYNRDLQEDKEPLFDALDQLGLALPAMRGLLATAVFDVDRMRQAADTSDAAATDLAEYLVERGTPFRTAHELVASLVRASVERHVPLAELVEAHPDLGTDALELLEPGVAATRRTTPGGGGPGPVRVQMDRYRRSVEADEDRTADD
- the argF gene encoding ornithine carbamoyltransferase, producing MSAPRHLLETDDLTADELAAVLDLAGRSPEARPLAARCVALLFEKPSARTRNSCEAAVVDLGGHPVAIRGEEVGIDVRETAEDVARTLGCYHAAIGARVFEHAKLERMAAVAPVPVINLLSDDAHPCQALADLLTLRDEFGVLTGRTVAYVGDFNNVARSLGRAAALAGMGVRWACPEGYGVPDDEVERVRSLGAPSVLATSDPAEAAAGADALYTDVWASMGQEAEAERRRRDFAGYTVDAALMARAAPGAVFLHCLPAHRGEEVAAEVIDGPASRVWPQAANRRHAFRGLLAFLLLASTADVR
- a CDS encoding SigB/SigF/SigG family RNA polymerase sigma factor, yielding MTTATTGAAVPGEGRPQGSFAEYRRSGSRSLRNQLVNEHLGLARFLARRFQRGGESLEDLEQVAYLGLVLAIDRFDPERGVEFATFAVPTILGELKRHLRDRAWAVRVPRRVKELHLATSAARERLQHTLGRAPTVEELAVELGTSDEDVLQALEAARGYRASSIDATSGADDDGETSLAARLGDDDARYDAVEDVTTAAPVLAGLGERDQLILRLRFFHDMTQAEIAARLGVSQVHVSRLLAAILADVRRQVGAR